In the Hevea brasiliensis isolate MT/VB/25A 57/8 chromosome 8, ASM3005281v1, whole genome shotgun sequence genome, GCAAAAAAGAGCTGTAACAGCCGTTTGGACTCGACGTCTGGACTCTATTCTTAGCTCTTACAAGGTATAAAACGAGAGAAGCACACTCTTGAAACGAGGCAAGCACcatctctcactctctctctttAGAAAAGGGTGTTAAAGAAGCAGCAGACTTGCAGGACTGTGATACATTTGTCAATAAAAAGGTCTACATAGAATTTTCTGGCTCTTCTCTTAATTTAAATCCAAGGGAGATTTCCAAATCCAAGTACTGTAACTAATCTTGCGACAGGTTCCTGATTCTGTGATTTTGTTAGCTTTTTGGTTTCTGGCTTTGTTTCAAAATTTTTTACCTGACATTGTTTCATTATTTGTTTCAGATCTGTAGAGCAGTGAAGCAAAAATGATATCCCAGAAACAAGCAGAGGAAGAGATGGTATCTGGCTTCACTGAAACTGAGCATGacgagaaagaagaagagagcaAGGAAGATGACTCCATTTTTGGCCTCAAGAGTATTCTTTGGCATGGTGGTTCTGTATATGATGCCTGGTTTAGCTGTGCTTCAAATCAGGTATTACTAGAAATCCACAAAAAAAAACTCTGCTTAAAATTTGACTACAACTGTTCAAACGGTACTGTTCTAGTCCTATACATATTTTTAAGcaggaaatttttattttttgggtGGTTACAGGTTGCTCAGGTGCTGTTGACACTGCCTTACTCTTTCTCCCAAATGGGGATGCTTTCTGGAATAATTTTGCAGGTATTTTACGGGATTCTTGGGAGCTGGACTGCATATCTCATCAGTGTGCTCTATGTAGAATACCGAAGCAGAAAGGAGAAAGAGAATGTCAGCTTCAAGAACCATGTCATACAGGTTAACTTTCCAAGAACAacccataatttaaaaaaaaaaaaaaaaagccagaaagtttaaaataaataaataaataaacaatgtTTTACATTTTATTCTCATTTCTAGAATAGAAAATTACCTTGATCTTCATTTTCGTtttttcccaaaatttcaatcTGCAGTGGTTTGAAGTGTTAGATGGTTTACTGGGTCCAACGTGGAAAGCCGTTGGGTTGGCCTTTAACTGCACTTTTCTCCTCTTTGGTTCTGTTATACAACTCATAGCCTGTGCAaggtcagtttttttttttttttcaattttatgttattttttgaacaaaattttccaTTTTCTGTCATCAGATAATGTTTCTGATTTCCAGAGGACTATTAAAAATGGGTTTGGTTTAATCCTCTGATTTGAATTGTTTCTTTGGGTGATTACAGCAATATATACTACATTAATGACAAATTAGACAAGAGGACATGGACATATATCTTTGGAGCCTGCTGTGCCACCACTGTGTTCATACCTTCATTTCACAATTACagaatttggtcttttcttgggcTTGGAATGACCACCTACACTGCCTGGTATTTGACCATTGCAGCTATTGTTCATGGCCAGGTAATTACCAATATTTAGATCAATGGTTTTGATCCTTTCTTTTGCCTCTTCTTTAAACATTAGCCATCTGATttgtggttttttttttcttcaagttCTAACATATCACTACCATTTTACAGGCTGATGGCGTAACTCACTCTGGCCCAACAAAACTGGTTCTCTACTTCACAGGCGCCACCAATATCCTCTACACTTTTGGTGGTCATGCTGTTACTGTGTAAgtgttttccttctttctttaacTGCTATATTACTGTTCAACTAGTAAAGAAATGGATTTGCATTTCTTTATTAAGTCTATAACCATTTGCCTAAGTAATTAAATTCAGGTGAGATCTCATTGGTTTACCACATATATTAGTCAATATTACTGTACAGGAAAAAAATGTTTTGGTGGTTAGGTGAGAGTCGCATCTTATTCTGTGGTTGGTTTTGACTGTTAACGAGTTTGTTACCATTTCATCTTTTGTATTTCCACAGTCCACATGATTGCCATCTGATCTTCCACAAATCTTGGCTCCACCAAAATACCAAACCCTTTTAGTTGTCAGCTAAGTATTTAAATATGTGATAGCTCCATATATAGGTTGTATATTAAAAGTTACAGCTTAGTTCACAtaatatttctttaattatttgcaCCCACATATTTAATTTGTCAAGAAACCGTCCAATTTGAAAGTTCAAGCTGGTAGATGAGAGTTACAAGAATAGTTTATATCTCTAACACGCCCACACACCCTGCATGCAAATGCCTACTGGGCTTAGAACCCTGTGTCGACatgtttaattaataaattaggaaggaAATATTTCTAGACTTAAATAAATGCTATTTTATGATGAATTAAGGATCATTCATCACTGAAATTGGTGTCAATGCTTTGTAGTGAAATTATGCATGCAATGTGGAAGCCTCAGAAGTTCAAGTACATCTATCTCCTTGCCACCATGTATGTTTTCACCTTAACAATTCCATCAGCTACCGCTGTCTACTGGGCATTCGGTGATCAACTTCTCACCCACTCGAATGCATTCTCACTTCTTCCCAATTCCGGATGGCGTGATG is a window encoding:
- the LOC110653578 gene encoding auxin transporter-like protein 2, whose translation is MISQKQAEEEMVSGFTETEHDEKEEESKEDDSIFGLKSILWHGGSVYDAWFSCASNQVAQVLLTLPYSFSQMGMLSGIILQVFYGILGSWTAYLISVLYVEYRSRKEKENVSFKNHVIQWFEVLDGLLGPTWKAVGLAFNCTFLLFGSVIQLIACASNIYYINDKLDKRTWTYIFGACCATTVFIPSFHNYRIWSFLGLGMTTYTAWYLTIAAIVHGQADGVTHSGPTKLVLYFTGATNILYTFGGHAVTVEIMHAMWKPQKFKYIYLLATMYVFTLTIPSATAVYWAFGDQLLTHSNAFSLLPNSGWRDAAVILMLIHQFITFGFACTPLYFVWEKVVGMHDTKSIFLRALTRLPVVIPIWFLAIIFPFFGPINSAVGALLVSFTVYIIPSLAHMLTYRSASARQNAAEKPPFFLPSWTAMYVVNAFIVIWVLVVGFGLGGWASMANFIKQVDTFGLFAKCYQCPPPAASKHH